A region from the Onychostoma macrolepis isolate SWU-2019 chromosome 18, ASM1243209v1, whole genome shotgun sequence genome encodes:
- the si:dkey-12e7.1 gene encoding uncharacterized protein si:dkey-12e7.1 produces the protein MPQRKRALVPINTRRRVKADEDYFPFNSLPVECQLHVLSFLSEVDKCNSALVCASWSCLVRSGKLWRVADYSRRGVFHLGQEGLLVSNREFERWKAWVHHYTHHLISRGASLLTLKASFDLGDQCNKWGELLSHLLENVHCRELSHLDLNWTFTLLEPLDLRVHTSSSSHQDNITKMDQVNNFQILLARLVHSCPRITKMRLHFDWSETSVALITQFQHLRILELKYFWVFKGVSPNTLQSLTKSLPNLKSLTLHVLVPLRSLGISYTLESLSLEFLDVSPSRGLVFSCLNLPALRELRAKKIVRGITLDRRTRLRIQSRWPCLYQVLREGAPKLQALNNERLLPNWKEQSYRELTSILQQSCYCLQHLDSWLW, from the coding sequence ATGCCTCAACGGAAGAGAGCCCTTGTTCCCATTAATACAAGGAGAAGGGTTAAAGCTGATGAAGATTACTTCCCTTTCAACTCCCTACCGGTGGAATGTCAGCTCCATGTGCTCTCATTCCTCAGTGAGGTGGACAAATGCAACTCTGCACTTGTGTGTGCAAGCTGGAGCTGCTTAGTGCGCTCTGGGAAGCTCTGGAGAGTTGCAGACTATTCCCGCCGTGGGGTGTTTCATCTGGGCCAGGAGGGTCTGCTCGTTTCCAACAGAGAGTTTGAGCGCTGGAAGGCTTGGGTTCACCATTACACCCATCATCTTATATCCCGTGGGGCTAGTTTGCTCACTCTGAAGGCCAGTTTTGATCTAGGGGACCAGTGCAATAAATGGGGAGAGCTCCTGTCGCACCTTCTAGAGAACGTGCATTGCCGGGAACTCAGTCATTTAGACTTGAACTGGACATTTACCTTGCTTGAACCTCTTGACCTTCGTGTCCACACCAGTTCTAGTTCTCATCAAGACAATATTACCAAGATGGACCAGGTTAATAACTTTCAAATTCTCCTAGCCAGACTCGTCCACAGCTGTCCCAGGATTACCAAAATGCGCCTGCACTTTGACTGGTCTGAAACATCAGTTGCACTGATCACTCAGTTTCAACACCTCCGTATCTTAGAATTGAAGTACTTTTGGGTATTCAAAGGGGTCAGTCCAAACACTTTACAGTCCCTGACGAAATCGCTGCCTAATCTAAAATCCCTCACGCTCCATGTTCTCGTTCCACTGCGAAGTCTAGGCATCTCGTACACCCTTGAATCCCTTTCGCTCGAGTTCCTAGATGTATCGCCCAGTCGAGGTCTGGTGTTCTCCTGCCTCAACCTGCCAGCGCTACGAGAGCTGCGGGCGAAAAAGATCGTTCGGGGCATTACTCTGGACCGCCGGACTCGACTACGGATACAGAGCCGATGGCCCTGCTTGTATCAGGTCTTACGTGAAGGGGCGCCCAAACTTCAGGCCCTTAACAATGAAAGACTCCTTCCCAACTGGAAAGAGCAAAGTTACAGAGAGCTGACGTCAATCCTCCAGCAGTCTTGCTACTGTCTTCAGCATTTAGACAGTTGGCTCTGGTGA